The sequence GCTTACCATGTGAATTCGCGATATAAGGAAAATATACTAGGGACAGCCACCTATTTCTGACGGGACAATGGCGTGGTCACGGGGACAGACCCCGGTTTCTGGGGGCGGGTACGGGATGCGTTGCCCACGGGATGGGGACGACGTGGGGTGGGCCGGTGTGGCATCGGTGTGCGGGGCACACCCTACGGGAGTTCGGCATGGGCTCAAGCCCATCCTACACTGCCCTCGTCGGCGCCGGAGGAGTTCGCGGGCTTGAAATCACCCATTGTGACTTCAAGCTGGGGCTTGCCGAGGAAGCCGGCCAGGGCGTTCAGCGAGCAGGGCGACGATCGAACAGGATTGGCTCTGTCCCTATCATCCGCGGTCACTCGACGTCCCGATGCCGTTGGGCCGTGAAGGTTCCGTCCGTGATCGGCTTGCGCGTCGAATCCAACTGATCGACCAGCATCCCGGAGAACGTGCCTTTCACCGAGCCACCGGCCTTTCCGTAGGACGACACGGTGATGGTGACGGCTTCGGAGTCGTACATGTTGAAGGGAGGCTTGACGAACGAACAGGTTGCGCCGGCCTTCTCGTCGAACGTACCGGCGGCCGTGCCGGGAATCTCCAGCATCAGCGACCACTCGCCTTCGTCGGCTCCACTGGTGATGCTCGTGCTGTTTTCGCCCGGAAACGAATTCGCTATACAGGTTGTGCCGCTGTACTGCGTGCCGTCGATCGTGAAACTGACGTGCCCGGCCACGACGCCGTCACGGCCCGCCGGCCCACCGCCTCCGGCGCTGTTGCCGTCGTCGGTAGTGCCGTCCCCGCCTTTGCCGCAGCCAAGACCAAGTCCCACAGCCATCAGGAGCGCCACCAGAAGCAGACCGCATCGTCTAACGAAACCCAACTCTGAACGCATGGTGTGTCCCTTTCTCTGATTCTGATAGGAAATTGGATTTTACAGGCGTGCTGCGACTATATCCGCTACGGGGATAACAGTTCAAGGAAGAAATCAGCAGCATGGGCTCAAGCGATATGGCAGCCCGATCCGCCATCGCCGAACGCTACCGCGTTTGAGGCCGCCACGCCTCACGCCAGGAACTTTTCACACACACCGGCCCGCCGGCCCGCGCTGCCTCATGGATCCTGTTGCAGAATCGGCCCGTTCGGTGTAGACTGGGGGGTGAGCGCATCGCAACGTGTCGCGCCGGTCGGCGGGGCCGTGAGCGATTGCGAACGACTTTCTTGGAGCAGTGGCCGAGCGGCTTAAGGCGACGGTCTTGAAAACCGTTTTACCGAAAGGTAACGGGGGTTCGAATCCCTCCTGCTCCGTTGGGTCTCAGAGCGGTTCGATGCCGGCGGCGCGTTTGGCGGACAGGACGGTGTTGACCATGAGCATGGTGATGGTCATCGGTCCGACGCCGCCGGGGACGGGGGTGATGAGGGATGCCTTCTCCTTGACCGCCTCGAAATCGACGTCACCGACGAGGCGATAGCCGGACTTCTTGCCGGCGTCCTCGATGCGATTGACGCCGACGTCGATGACGACCGCGCCGTCCTTGACCATGTCGGCGGTGATGGTGTTCGGCCGGCCGGCGGCGGCGACGAGGATGTCGGCCTGTCGCGTGTGGCAGGCGAGGTCCTTCGTCCGGGTGTGGCAGACCGTGACCGTCGCGTTGCCGGTGGGGCTCTTCTGGATGAGCATGTTGGCCAGGGGCTTGCCGACGATGTTGCTGCGGCCGACGATCACGACGTGCGCGCCATCGATCTTCACGCCACTTCGGATCAGCAGGTGCAGCACGCCGTGGGGCGTGCACGAGAGGAACGCCTTCTCGCCCACCACCATCTTGCCCACGCTGACCGGGTGGAACCCATCGACGTCCTTGTCGGGATTGATGGCGAAGAGCACCTCGGACTCGTTCATGTGTTTGGGCAGCGGCAACTGGACCAGGATGCCGTTGATCTTCGGGTCGGCGTTCATCTTGCCGATCAACGCCATCAGCTCGTCCTGTGACGTCTCGGCCGGCAATCGATTATCGTCGGAATAGATGCCCAGTTCCTCGCAGGTCCGCTCCTTGGCGGTCACGTACGAATTGCTGGCAGGGTCGTCACCGACCAGGATGACGCCCAGGCCGGGCACGATGC comes from Anaerobaca lacustris and encodes:
- the folD gene encoding bifunctional methylenetetrahydrofolate dehydrogenase/methenyltetrahydrofolate cyclohydrolase FolD, giving the protein MTATIIDGKQVAADIRAELKAEVASLKAKGIVPGLGVILVGDDPASNSYVTAKERTCEELGIYSDDNRLPAETSQDELMALIGKMNADPKINGILVQLPLPKHMNESEVLFAINPDKDVDGFHPVSVGKMVVGEKAFLSCTPHGVLHLLIRSGVKIDGAHVVIVGRSNIVGKPLANMLIQKSPTGNATVTVCHTRTKDLACHTRQADILVAAAGRPNTITADMVKDGAVVIDVGVNRIEDAGKKSGYRLVGDVDFEAVKEKASLITPVPGGVGPMTITMLMVNTVLSAKRAAGIEPL